In the Triticum aestivum cultivar Chinese Spring chromosome 2B, IWGSC CS RefSeq v2.1, whole genome shotgun sequence genome, ATAATATTTGCGGTTTGCCCGCTTTTTGCCCTGGATTCATCTATTACCTAGTCATATGCAATAATTATTCGTGATTTTAGACTTGTTCAGTAAAAGGCAGCGCTTTTGAAGATTGACTCTTCAGATTGTTATTTCTTTTCGAGAATGGACTCTTCAAGTTGTTAAACGTATTCGTATATGCACAAAAGGCCAAAGAGCAAGCGATGGTGGAAGCTGGAGCTGTCCCCGGCGGGAATCTTTGGCTACGCCATCACTGCCACAGTGCCGATAGAAATAGGCTAATTTTGTCCATTGTGACGGTTTGACCCCAGAGAGAGGAGGGACGTGATGCAGCTCCATTAATCTAATCTACTTGCAACTACAACTTTAATCTAATCTACAAGTGTACAAGTGTACGTACCCTAGTAAAAAAATCAAGAATAAAACAATAAATACTAGTGTACTCTAGTATACATATTTGATACTGCCAGCTTAGCAGTGACTTCGAGCCGATCCATCTACATCTACAACAAACTATACAAACCACGAAGGAAGCTTCCTTATCCCTTTCTTAAGAAGCAGATCCAGTTGGAACTTCCGATCAATTGGCATGTCCGCTGGTTAGTGTGGAGTGGCATCCACTGGCCACTGCTCCTCTACGCCTTTCTCCGTTAATTTCCTTTGCCGCCCCCTCGATCATCTCAAGATCGGCTGGTTTCCGGATTCGAAGCTGCGACGCTACTCCTACCCAGCCGGTATGTAATTATGCATACACCATCCCCTGTCAATTGCATTCGATCGCGAGCATTATTAGTTACATAAGTACATTTGTGAGGGGAGTGTGCCTTTTGCTATGCGTATGAAAATTCACATGTGTACTCTGCAATGTACGTTTGTGCAATTCTGGATTACAGTCACTCATGGAAACTTCAGGCGACTCAGAATTAGCAAATTCATGGACGAAATCCGTGTGTTTATTATACATGACAATGTGTTGTTATCTATACATTCGCATTTTTGTGGATCCTTTTGGTTTAATTCCTGATCATGTGTCTGAAACAAAACCGTGAAAATTCATCCATTCCAGGTAGTGCAGTGCAGTGCAGACTAGAGTGTCAAGAGGAGAAGATCAATAAGTATGGCTGCAGGGCCGCTGGTGCTATGGAACCACCGGTCGATGCAGATCCTGGTCCTCCTCAGCCTCGGGCTCCAGCTCGTCCTCTTCGTCTTCGCCGGGATCCGCCGGCGTCAGACGCTCCCCGTGCGGAGGTTCCTTCTGTGGCTAGCGTACCTCATGGCTGACTCCACCGCCGTGTACGCCGTCGGCCACCTGTCGTTCGGCAGCGCCGTGCGTGAGAACCAGCTCGTCGCGTTCTGGGCGCCGTTCCTGCTGCTCCACCTCGGCGGCCCGGACAACATCACCGCCTACGCGCTGCAGGACAACCAGCTCTGGCTCCGCCACCTCACCGTCCTCGTCGTGCAGGTCCTCGGAGCGGGCTACGTCCTCTACAAGCACATCGCCGTGGCCGGCGGCCAGGACAGGAAGCTGCTCCTGATCGCCTCCATTTTGATGTTCGTCGTCGGCTTCGTCAAGTACGGGGAGAGGACGTGGGCGCTCAAGTGCAGCACCCTGGAGAGCATAGGCGCCTCCCTCAGGACGCAGCCGCCCGCCATCCACAACCATGTCCACCCTCAGGACGAAGCTCCGGGGGATGAGTTCCACCTGCGACGAGCCCACTCGCTGTTCCACATCTGCAAGCGCGCCATGGTCGATTCCTCAGTGGTCGAGGAAGACTACATGGACATGGACGGCCTAGAAGAGTACACCAGCAAGCTGATACAACGTGTCGAGCTGTGGACGCTGATGGAGATAGAGCTCTCCCTCATGTACGACATCCTGTACACCAAGGCGGCCGTGGTGCACACCTTCCGGGGCTACCTAATCCGCTTCAtctcgccgctcgccgtcgccacCTCGCTGCTGCTGTTCCGGTTCACCCCCAAGGATGGCTACCTCAGAGCCGACGTGGCCATCACCTACGTCCTGCTGGGTGGCGCCGTGTTCATGGAGACGACGTCGCTCCTGAACGCACTGGCATCGTCGTGGACGTTCGCGTTCCTGAGCACCACGCGGTGGAATTGGCTTCGGTACGCAGCCCTGTGCAACAAGAGATGGGACAAGCTCCGGCGCGCCGTCGTGTGGCTTCATGATCTTGTCAAGGGAGGAGTTGCCGGTAACAGTAGGTACACGTCCAGAAGGTGGTCATACACCATCGGGCAGTACAACTTGCTGCACTTGTGCACGCGCCCCGCCGACACGCCGCTCACCAGCCCTCTGCTTGGGAGGCTGGCCAGGGCACTGGCACCCGATGAGTGGTGGAACAGGAAGCACTACTCGGCGACCGTCGAGATGACCGATCCGATCAGGCGTCGTATCTCTGTGTACATGAGCCGACTGTACAGCAAGGGCAGGTTCAACGCTGCCATGCTGGGGAAGAAGTGGGGTGAGTACCCACTAGGCCGCCGCGGGCTTTACCGCGGCATCCTCAAGGACTCCCTCGGCATCGAGTTTCAGGAGGGCATCATCATCTGGCACATCGCCACCGAGGTCTTCCTCACCAAGAGCGAGAGAGCCAAAGCCATGGACGCCGCGCCTGACGTGCACGCCATCAGGGTGATGTCCGATTATATGATGTTTCTCCTGGTGGAACGTCCCTACATGCTGCCAGGCCAGCCCCAGAAAAGGTTGTACCAGCGGACCTGCGAGAGGCTGGTCACCAGGAGATCGACTGATCCTAGGTACCCTAGCCGTGCACGCGTCGTCAAGGATCTGTTCCGTGTGTTTGATGCCCCACACTCGAGCATTTCTAGGGTTGCCGAGAGAGAGGAGCTCGCCAACAATCTGTACGATGAATACGAGGACCAGGAGTTCAGCCACCTTGCTCCTCGTCTCACTCACATGGCTCAACTCGCCAAGGAGCTGCTGGAGAAGGAGAAGGATGGCACGATAGACTCCTTGGAGCTTGTCCTTGACGTGTGGATGGACATTCTCGTCTACGCGAGCAACAAGTGCAGCAGGGAGTCCCATGCCCAGAAGCTCAACAGTGGTGGCGAGTTGACGACCATCTTGTGGCTTATGGCAGAATACATCTACCAAGCGTCGGTTGCCCAAAGAGATGATGTAGTATAATTCACTAATGTCATGCATGTAAGCATGTTACCATCGTGTGTAAGGAAGGAACCTGTATGTAACTCGATCGGGTCGTCCTTAGGGGAGCGGCATGCGCGGTACCCATGCCctgtccccgtcctcctccctcACTGGTGGCGAAGACTAGTTCTCTCGGACGGGGAGGTGTTAGCCCTCATCGTCGCGGCTCGGGCTGGATGGTGGCGGTGGCATGCTGGCAGCCTTGATCTTTCACAAAGTGATGGCCTTGGCACAGATCGATCCAGTGACAGATCTCCTCTCCCGCATTGGTGGGATAAACTGGTAGTGCAGCGGGTAGTCCCGGGTCCGGGATTGGATGTAGTCAGGCTCCCAACCAATGGGTCGATGTCCACATCTGGACCATGCCAATGTGGCTGCAACAGTTGATCCTTCGTCCACGGGCCCTCACCACTAACCCTTAGAGTAGAGTATGGTTAATCATGTTAAgtaaatttactactccctcctacTTGTCggtgaaatggatgtatctaaacgtattttagttctagatacatccatccttatccatttctccgacaagtatttcctgACGGAGGGAGTAGGATACAACTTGCTCACTAAAGCTAATGCTTTTAGTAGCTTCTATCTATACATGTTTTCCTGTCTTTCATTCTTCCCTCTCAGCTCATCTGAATAGATCACTATAGATCTTTTTGTTGTAAAGAACGCTTCCTGAATAAAATGCTCAATCTAATTGCTTTTGTTGATTGACAACTCTACTCTGCATTCAGATCTGGGTCGAtgcttgagactatatttttatctACCTACCGGGCTATCCCCCGATCCCAAATTTTGTATTGTGCAGCTAGCTACCAAACCATGGGCTGGTCACCAAGATGCAAGGACGAGGGTAACAGCCTTAACAGCATGGTTGCTAATGCAACGAGCACATGCGGTGATTCCTCACCACCTTTCCAGTTATTCTCATCTTGTTCCTCTTCTTGGCTTCTTCTCGGAGTTAGGTACGGCATCTGCACATGTCTGGCAAATCCTCCAACATCT is a window encoding:
- the LOC123040126 gene encoding uncharacterized protein; translated protein: MAAGPLVLWNHRSMQILVLLSLGLQLVLFVFAGIRRRQTLPVRRFLLWLAYLMADSTAVYAVGHLSFGSAVRENQLVAFWAPFLLLHLGGPDNITAYALQDNQLWLRHLTVLVVQVLGAGYVLYKHIAVAGGQDRKLLLIASILMFVVGFVKYGERTWALKCSTLESIGASLRTQPPAIHNHVHPQDEAPGDEFHLRRAHSLFHICKRAMVDSSVVEEDYMDMDGLEEYTSKLIQRVELWTLMEIELSLMYDILYTKAAVVHTFRGYLIRFISPLAVATSLLLFRFTPKDGYLRADVAITYVLLGGAVFMETTSLLNALASSWTFAFLSTTRWNWLRYAALCNKRWDKLRRAVVWLHDLVKGGVAGNSRYTSRRWSYTIGQYNLLHLCTRPADTPLTSPLLGRLARALAPDEWWNRKHYSATVEMTDPIRRRISVYMSRLYSKGRFNAAMLGKKWGEYPLGRRGLYRGILKDSLGIEFQEGIIIWHIATEVFLTKSERAKAMDAAPDVHAIRVMSDYMMFLLVERPYMLPGQPQKRLYQRTCERLVTRRSTDPRYPSRARVVKDLFRVFDAPHSSISRVAEREELANNLYDEYEDQEFSHLAPRLTHMAQLAKELLEKEKDGTIDSLELVLDVWMDILVYASNKCSRESHAQKLNSGGELTTILWLMAEYIYQASVAQRDDVV